The following coding sequences are from one Syntrophotaleaceae bacterium window:
- a CDS encoding tetratricopeptide repeat protein, producing the protein MMRVFFRPLAGAVLVLLLTGCAALQVPAPPPPASQNTAVLALLNKARAQAGAEQWDPAAANLERALRIEPRNPVLWQELAKTRLGQGQYGQAENLAAKSNALAGANRSLQAENWRIIGQARSRRGDLRGSQAAFERAEQMP; encoded by the coding sequence ATGATGAGAGTTTTTTTCCGTCCCTTGGCGGGAGCCGTCCTGGTTCTGCTTCTTACGGGTTGCGCCGCCCTCCAGGTTCCCGCGCCGCCTCCGCCGGCTTCACAGAATACGGCGGTTCTGGCCCTGCTGAACAAGGCCCGTGCCCAGGCCGGAGCCGAACAGTGGGATCCGGCCGCCGCCAACCTGGAGCGGGCCCTGCGCATCGAACCCCGCAACCCTGTCCTCTGGCAGGAACTCGCCAAAACCCGGCTCGGCCAGGGCCAGTACGGCCAGGCGGAAAACCTGGCGGCCAAATCCAACGCCCTGGCCGGTGCCAACCGGAGTCTGCAAGCCGAAAACTGGCGGATCATCGGCCAGGCCCGCAGCCGGCGGGGCGACCTGCGGGGATCCCAGGCGGCCTTCGAAAGGGCAGAACAGATGCCCTGA
- a CDS encoding DUF3106 domain-containing protein, translated as MNPRYSTWLRLPLVLLGMLVLFIALGSGPALAKSFDELSAEQQRLLRPLSDRWNTLTPERQEQLAAGANRWLQLSPAERRAAREKLQRWKSLSPERRQAIRERLQRFNQLPPEKKQQLRSIWKKFRELPPERRQLLRERWRNMTPEQRRQFRERLEERQP; from the coding sequence ATGAATCCTAGATATTCAACATGGCTCCGTTTACCTCTGGTCCTGCTGGGGATGCTGGTGCTTTTCATCGCCCTGGGATCCGGTCCTGCATTGGCCAAAAGCTTCGATGAACTCTCAGCCGAGCAGCAGCGGCTGCTGCGCCCCCTGTCCGACCGCTGGAACACCCTGACTCCCGAACGGCAGGAGCAGTTGGCCGCCGGTGCCAACCGATGGCTGCAACTGTCCCCGGCGGAACGGAGGGCGGCCAGGGAAAAACTGCAGCGATGGAAATCCCTGTCCCCGGAGCGGCGTCAGGCCATCCGCGAACGCCTGCAGCGTTTCAATCAGCTGCCCCCGGAAAAGAAGCAGCAGTTGCGAAGCATATGGAAAAAATTCAGGGAGTTGCCGCCGGAGAGGCGGCAGTTGCTCAGGGAACGGTGGCGGAACATGACTCCGGAACAGCGTCGCCAGTTCCGGGAGAGACTGGAGGAGAGGCAACCGTGA
- a CDS encoding RNA polymerase sigma factor, with the protein MEAFLTSIERRAYRMALIASSNREDALDLVQEAMCRFVAKYADKPRSEWKPLFYRILHNQIRDFYRRQSIRSRWRIWFKGPDEEESGDCDNPLEAGSDPKAVTPEGQISLDQAAEALQKVLRTLPLRQQQAFLLRCWEELSVAETARVMGCSEGSVKTHLSRAVKTLRDNLGDYWP; encoded by the coding sequence ATGGAAGCCTTTTTGACATCGATTGAGCGCCGGGCCTATCGCATGGCGCTGATTGCCAGCAGCAACCGGGAGGATGCCCTCGATCTGGTACAGGAGGCCATGTGCCGGTTCGTCGCCAAATATGCCGACAAGCCCCGATCGGAGTGGAAGCCGCTGTTTTATCGGATTCTGCACAACCAGATTCGCGACTTCTATCGCCGCCAGTCGATTCGCTCCCGTTGGAGGATCTGGTTCAAAGGTCCCGATGAGGAAGAGAGCGGGGATTGCGATAATCCTCTGGAAGCCGGCTCCGATCCGAAGGCAGTGACTCCCGAGGGACAGATCAGTCTGGACCAGGCGGCCGAGGCCCTGCAGAAGGTGCTGCGCACACTTCCCCTGCGACAGCAGCAGGCTTTTCTGCTACGCTGCTGGGAAGAGTTGAGCGTTGCCGAAACCGCCCGGGTCATGGGCTGCTCGGAAGGCTCCGTCAAAACCCACCTGTCCCGCGCCGTCAAAACCTTGCGGGATAACCTCGGGGATTATTGGCCATGA
- a CDS encoding ATP-binding protein produces the protein MENAINLLLVEDSEVDALLVLQELEDAGLRMEALRVTEESELAQALKDREWSIVLGDYSLPGFSGMAALAMVHAHDPHLPFIMVSGVRGEEFAVEAMRAGAGDFITKDNLSRLAPAIRRELASREERRARRKAEEERERSERRFRHLADSMPQLVWTADAEGRVDYYNRKREDFVGFSRNAEGHWFWTPVLHPQDLKPTLKAWSQAVEKGSAYQVAHRIKCTDGSFRWHLSRATPVRDQQGRVVKWYGTATDIHDLKQVEAERERLLAELDATFYSMPNAVLTYDARGRIRRMNPAAEQLLHYTGEMKDWPMLKRKATLRPETPDGQPYPLKNHPAFRALNGETTMSEVLVYHPAGFAQPLWVAVSASPILTAQGIILGAVSTVTDITPLHELQREREIYVHTISHDLRTPLTVIHGYAQLLEAHCRDPESRMHVEAILKGVDNMAKMIENLVEAARLEGGKIVLDRIPVRVDRFLPEMLRQNSSALDISRIFVDVPEDLPLVNADPARLERILINLITNALKYSPDESPVDLFARSSEREIVISVRDRGYGIDPEDLPHIFERFHRSRNGQSAGSVGLGLYITRSLVEAHGGRIWVDSRREVGSTFSFTLPTASDNSHERPSL, from the coding sequence ATGGAAAATGCGATAAACCTGCTGCTTGTTGAAGATTCCGAGGTTGATGCCCTTCTGGTTTTGCAGGAACTGGAAGATGCCGGTCTTCGCATGGAGGCCCTTCGTGTAACCGAAGAATCCGAACTCGCCCAGGCCCTCAAGGACAGGGAATGGTCCATCGTCCTGGGCGATTATTCCCTCCCGGGCTTCAGCGGTATGGCGGCACTGGCTATGGTCCACGCACACGATCCCCATCTTCCTTTCATCATGGTGTCCGGGGTTCGGGGGGAGGAGTTCGCGGTCGAGGCGATGCGGGCGGGGGCGGGTGATTTCATCACCAAAGACAATCTTTCGCGGCTGGCGCCGGCCATCCGGCGCGAACTCGCGAGTCGCGAGGAGCGGCGGGCACGCCGCAAGGCCGAGGAGGAAAGGGAGAGAAGCGAAAGACGCTTCAGGCACCTGGCCGATTCCATGCCGCAACTGGTCTGGACCGCGGATGCGGAAGGCAGGGTCGATTACTACAACCGCAAGCGGGAAGATTTTGTCGGGTTTTCCCGAAATGCCGAAGGGCACTGGTTCTGGACACCGGTGCTGCATCCCCAGGACCTTAAACCCACTCTGAAAGCCTGGAGCCAGGCGGTTGAGAAGGGCAGCGCATACCAGGTGGCACACCGCATCAAGTGCACCGATGGTTCCTTTCGCTGGCATCTGAGCCGCGCCACACCGGTTCGGGACCAGCAGGGCAGGGTCGTCAAATGGTACGGTACCGCCACCGATATCCATGATCTCAAACAGGTGGAGGCCGAACGGGAAAGGCTGCTGGCGGAGCTGGATGCCACCTTCTACAGCATGCCCAACGCTGTCCTGACCTATGACGCCCGGGGCAGAATCCGGCGGATGAATCCGGCCGCCGAACAGTTGCTTCACTATACAGGAGAGATGAAGGACTGGCCCATGCTCAAGCGCAAGGCGACCCTGCGCCCGGAAACGCCTGATGGTCAGCCCTATCCCCTGAAAAACCATCCCGCCTTCCGGGCGCTTAACGGAGAAACGACGATGTCCGAGGTCCTGGTCTATCATCCAGCCGGATTCGCCCAGCCTCTTTGGGTTGCCGTCAGCGCCTCTCCGATCCTCACCGCTCAGGGAATTATCCTCGGCGCCGTCTCGACCGTGACCGATATTACTCCCCTGCACGAGCTGCAGAGGGAGCGTGAAATTTATGTCCATACCATTTCCCATGATCTGCGCACCCCTCTCACCGTCATTCACGGCTATGCCCAGCTGCTTGAAGCTCACTGCCGGGACCCGGAATCGCGGATGCATGTGGAGGCGATACTCAAGGGGGTGGATAATATGGCGAAAATGATTGAAAACCTGGTGGAGGCCGCCCGACTGGAAGGGGGGAAAATCGTCCTGGACAGAATTCCGGTCCGGGTGGATCGTTTTCTCCCCGAAATGCTGCGCCAGAATTCCTCGGCTCTGGACATCTCCCGGATCTTCGTCGATGTGCCTGAGGATCTCCCGCTGGTCAACGCCGATCCTGCAAGGCTCGAGCGAATCCTCATCAACCTGATCACCAACGCCCTCAAATATTCTCCGGATGAGAGCCCGGTGGATCTATTCGCCCGATCGTCTGAGAGGGAGATTGTTATTTCCGTGCGGGATCGCGGGTATGGCATCGATCCCGAAGATCTCCCGCATATCTTCGAAAGATTCCACCGCTCCCGAAATGGCCAGTCTGCCGGCAGCGTAGGATTGGGGCTGTATATTACACGATCTTTGGTGGAGGCGCACGGCGGCCGGATCTGGGTGGACAGCAGACGGGAGGTCGGATCGACTTTTTCCTTTACCCTTCCGACCGCCTCCGACAATAGTCATGAAAGACCTTCACTGTAA
- a CDS encoding PAS domain S-box protein: MFLGGGPYKKTMHLLPRGIRGRLYLLIALVLVPMLLLLVLMYVGTYQNRRAAAIQTELEVAQGIATTFAAKVEDIHRQSLAVGDAILTLSPYTESKARRILAFNANQYRVMRNLCWVSPAGKVMVSSDPALVGRDLTGKSYFQKIRAGNSWAVGDLERLEQEKSDWGFAIASAVRTALGLRWVVVAVIDPTFLDEAVFQQRLAGGAYTLFDNQGVLVFRSGTNGTQANGFTWGERLRWRETDALLIRALRGDQSQAGEVGLEVPGGNWLAARVPVRGIGWIAGSARPSEMVIAPLRQRLVRDAGLALLITSGAILLAWHLSRTISGPILRLERDARAMGAGKIPRQDDFEASTEVRQLRQTVAGMAGELLGRAAALRASEEKFRAIFEQAGVGIGRVNFDDARWIDVNDAFCAMLGYSAEEMRLTPWPQITHPDDVDLDLIPFKRMAAGELDNYTVEKRFLHKKGHFVWARLTLSLVWDAEGRPDYEIAVIEDISERKQAEEELHRLNLELEQRVQERTAALMAVNQELEAFTYTVSHDLRAPLRHITSFVDLMMNRYGKSLDETGNRYIRIIGDAGRRMSSLIDDLLTFSRIGRASLDKRKISLKTLVREVCKELTYEVEGRKIEWRIEELPQVEADPVLLRNVITNLVANALKYTRHRNPARIEIGCSESTDEIVCFVKDNGAGFDMRFADKLFGVFQRLHPQEEFEGTGIGLASVRRIIQRHGGRAWAEGEVDKGATFYFTLPREGRGT, encoded by the coding sequence ATGTTTTTGGGAGGCGGCCCCTACAAAAAAACAATGCATCTTCTGCCCAGGGGTATCCGGGGTCGCCTGTATCTTCTGATCGCTCTTGTCCTGGTGCCCATGCTGCTGCTTCTGGTGCTGATGTATGTCGGGACCTATCAGAACCGCCGGGCTGCGGCGATCCAAACCGAACTGGAGGTGGCCCAGGGCATCGCAACCACCTTCGCGGCCAAGGTGGAGGATATTCACCGGCAGAGCCTGGCCGTGGGCGATGCCATTCTGACCCTGTCCCCTTACACCGAGTCCAAAGCGAGGCGGATTCTCGCTTTCAATGCCAATCAGTATCGTGTCATGCGGAATCTGTGCTGGGTCAGTCCCGCCGGTAAAGTCATGGTTTCCAGCGATCCCGCACTGGTGGGCCGGGACTTGACCGGAAAGTCCTATTTTCAAAAAATACGGGCCGGCAACAGTTGGGCCGTCGGCGACCTGGAACGCCTGGAACAGGAAAAGTCCGACTGGGGATTCGCCATCGCCAGTGCCGTTCGTACCGCTTTGGGTCTCAGATGGGTGGTCGTGGCGGTCATCGATCCGACATTTCTGGATGAAGCCGTTTTTCAACAGCGCCTCGCTGGAGGAGCTTATACCCTTTTCGATAACCAGGGGGTTCTCGTCTTCAGAAGCGGGACGAACGGCACCCAGGCCAACGGATTTACCTGGGGGGAACGGTTGCGCTGGCGGGAGACGGATGCGCTTTTGATCCGTGCCCTGAGAGGGGATCAGTCGCAGGCGGGAGAAGTGGGTCTCGAGGTCCCGGGGGGGAATTGGCTCGCCGCCCGGGTGCCGGTCAGGGGGATCGGGTGGATCGCCGGGTCGGCCCGTCCTTCGGAGATGGTCATCGCCCCCTTGCGGCAGCGCCTGGTCCGCGATGCCGGCCTGGCCTTACTGATCACATCAGGCGCCATTCTGCTGGCCTGGCATCTGTCCCGGACCATTTCCGGGCCGATCCTTCGACTGGAGCGGGATGCCCGGGCGATGGGGGCCGGGAAGATCCCCCGGCAGGATGACTTTGAAGCGTCCACTGAGGTGCGGCAATTGCGGCAAACCGTGGCGGGCATGGCAGGCGAGCTGCTGGGGAGGGCCGCGGCCCTGAGGGCAAGCGAGGAGAAGTTCCGCGCCATCTTTGAGCAGGCGGGGGTGGGTATCGGTCGGGTGAACTTTGACGATGCCCGCTGGATCGATGTGAACGACGCCTTTTGTGCCATGCTGGGCTATTCGGCAGAGGAGATGCGCCTCACGCCCTGGCCGCAGATCACCCACCCCGATGACGTCGATCTCGACCTGATCCCTTTCAAGAGAATGGCCGCCGGCGAATTGGACAACTATACCGTGGAGAAACGCTTCCTGCATAAAAAGGGGCATTTTGTCTGGGCGCGTTTGACCCTTTCGCTGGTATGGGATGCCGAAGGCCGTCCCGATTATGAAATCGCCGTCATCGAGGATATTTCGGAACGGAAACAGGCCGAGGAAGAGCTGCACCGGCTCAACCTCGAACTCGAACAGCGGGTTCAGGAGAGAACCGCCGCGCTGATGGCCGTCAACCAGGAACTGGAGGCCTTCACCTATACGGTTTCCCACGATCTGCGGGCTCCCTTGCGCCACATCACCAGCTTCGTGGACCTGATGATGAATCGATATGGAAAATCCCTGGATGAGACAGGCAACCGGTATATCCGGATCATCGGCGATGCGGGGCGCAGGATGTCCTCGCTGATCGATGACCTGCTCACATTTTCCCGTATCGGCAGGGCGTCGCTCGACAAGCGGAAAATCAGTCTGAAGACCTTAGTCAGGGAGGTTTGCAAGGAGTTGACTTATGAGGTGGAAGGGAGAAAAATCGAATGGAGGATAGAGGAACTGCCGCAGGTTGAGGCCGATCCGGTGCTGTTGCGGAACGTGATCACCAACCTGGTTGCCAATGCCCTGAAATATACCCGGCACCGGAACCCTGCCAGGATCGAGATCGGCTGCAGTGAGTCAACAGACGAAATCGTCTGCTTCGTGAAGGACAACGGCGCAGGCTTCGACATGCGTTTTGCGGACAAGCTCTTCGGTGTCTTTCAGCGGCTTCACCCTCAGGAAGAGTTCGAGGGAACCGGCATAGGACTGGCGAGCGTCCGGCGCATCATTCAGCGCCATGGCGGGCGGGCCTGGGCCGAAGGAGAGGTCGACAAGGGGGCCACATTCTATTTCACTCTGCCGAGGGAAGGAAGGGGAACATGA
- a CDS encoding response regulator — protein sequence MTLHKRILLAEDDPNDVELTLTVFAEFGLADKLDVVRDGQEALDYLYRRGSWSNRPDGNPVAVLLDLKMPRVDGLEVLRQIKTDPVTRATPVIMLTSSREERDLVKSYCLGVNAYVVKPAGFQDFTKAIREISTFWVLVNEAPDSGQICPE from the coding sequence ATGACCCTGCACAAGCGGATTCTGCTGGCCGAGGATGATCCCAACGACGTGGAGCTGACCTTGACGGTGTTCGCCGAGTTCGGCCTGGCCGACAAGCTGGATGTCGTTCGGGATGGGCAGGAAGCTCTCGACTATCTGTATCGCCGGGGAAGCTGGTCCAACCGACCGGACGGGAACCCTGTGGCTGTCCTGCTCGACCTGAAAATGCCCCGGGTCGACGGCCTGGAGGTGTTGCGACAGATCAAGACCGACCCGGTGACGAGGGCGACCCCCGTCATCATGCTGACCTCCTCTCGCGAGGAGCGGGATCTGGTGAAAAGCTACTGTCTGGGCGTCAACGCCTATGTGGTCAAACCAGCCGGTTTTCAGGATTTTACCAAGGCTATTCGCGAAATAAGCACATTCTGGGTTCTTGTCAACGAGGCTCCCGACAGTGGCCAGATATGTCCGGAGTGA
- a CDS encoding CAP domain-containing protein — translation MNRQKFFSMLAVLSALLFLWILPPASLSETAAGGAISGQRTGSDLTQEEVQQLLEEHNRVRAEVGTNPVSWSPSVAAHAQEWADHLAAGACRMKHRPATGQWAGPYGENLFIGTAGYYGVVDAARGWESEKRDYEGDPIDRSNFQEVGHYTQMVWSETREIGCGKAQCEGKVIIVCNYNPPGNVLGQKPY, via the coding sequence ATGAACAGGCAAAAATTTTTTTCCATGCTTGCCGTCCTTTCGGCGTTGCTCTTTCTCTGGATTTTACCTCCAGCATCCCTGTCCGAAACAGCGGCAGGAGGGGCAATCTCCGGGCAGCGGACCGGTTCCGATCTTACCCAAGAAGAAGTGCAACAGCTGCTGGAGGAACACAACCGCGTGCGGGCCGAAGTCGGAACGAATCCGGTGTCCTGGTCCCCCTCCGTCGCCGCCCATGCCCAGGAGTGGGCCGATCATCTTGCCGCCGGTGCCTGCCGGATGAAACATCGGCCGGCAACGGGTCAATGGGCGGGCCCTTACGGGGAAAACCTGTTCATCGGCACGGCCGGCTATTACGGGGTGGTCGATGCGGCGCGAGGCTGGGAGAGCGAAAAGCGGGATTACGAAGGAGATCCGATCGACCGCTCGAATTTTCAGGAGGTCGGGCACTACACCCAGATGGTCTGGTCGGAAACCCGCGAGATCGGCTGCGGCAAGGCCCAATGCGAGGGGAAGGTCATCATCGTCTGCAACTACAACCCCCCGGGCAACGTGCTGGGGCAAAAGCCCTATTAA
- a CDS encoding bifunctional alpha/beta hydrolase/OsmC family protein, with protein sequence MKVQKISFSNAGGERLAAVLTLPEDEKPIAFALFAHCFTCTKHISAAAHIAHALTRQRIAVLRFDFSGHGESAGELSEATFSSQISDLVAAAGFLEERYEGPKILIGHSLGGTAVLHAAERIATTRAVVTLAAPSDPGHIAKLVEESRDEIERTGEATLLLNGRPFTLQKEFLEDIEAQDTRDVIRRLDAALLVMHSPRDLVVGIDHAAEIYLAARHPKSFISLDPADHLLSRKEDSRYAGGMIASWSRRYLDVTEQESPAPPPVTDNRITVRTGTEGFLTDMFVRGQSLIADEPESMGGTGRGPSPYDYLLAALGSCTSMTVQMYARRKKWPLQAAVVRLDHRKVHAEDCAECEEPGRKIDRFERELDLIGDLTEEQRRRLLEIAEKCPVHRTLKGEPVIETLLREENQ encoded by the coding sequence ATGAAAGTGCAGAAAATTTCATTTTCCAATGCCGGGGGAGAAAGACTGGCAGCGGTCCTGACCCTGCCCGAGGACGAAAAGCCGATCGCCTTCGCCCTCTTTGCCCATTGCTTCACCTGCACCAAGCACATCTCCGCCGCAGCCCACATCGCCCACGCCTTGACCCGACAGCGCATCGCCGTCCTCCGTTTCGATTTCTCCGGACATGGCGAAAGTGCGGGGGAATTGTCCGAAGCGACCTTTTCCTCCCAGATCAGCGATCTGGTGGCGGCTGCCGGCTTTCTGGAGGAGAGGTATGAAGGGCCCAAAATCCTCATCGGCCATTCCCTTGGCGGGACCGCGGTGCTGCATGCCGCCGAAAGAATCGCGACCACCAGGGCCGTGGTGACATTGGCCGCACCCAGTGATCCGGGGCATATCGCCAAACTGGTTGAAGAGTCGCGGGACGAGATCGAACGCACGGGGGAAGCGACCCTTTTGCTCAACGGCCGTCCCTTTACCCTTCAAAAGGAGTTTCTCGAAGATATCGAGGCGCAGGACACGCGGGACGTCATCCGCCGCCTGGATGCGGCCCTTCTGGTGATGCATTCTCCGCGGGATCTGGTCGTGGGCATCGACCATGCCGCCGAAATCTACCTTGCGGCCCGGCACCCGAAAAGCTTCATCTCCCTCGATCCGGCGGACCACCTGCTCTCCCGCAAGGAGGATTCCCGCTATGCCGGAGGGATGATCGCGTCCTGGTCCCGACGCTACCTCGACGTCACCGAACAGGAATCCCCGGCTCCGCCCCCGGTGACAGACAACCGGATCACCGTTCGCACCGGCACCGAAGGCTTTCTGACCGACATGTTCGTCCGCGGTCAGTCCCTGATAGCGGACGAACCCGAATCGATGGGGGGAACGGGGCGAGGGCCTTCCCCTTACGACTATCTCCTCGCCGCTCTCGGATCCTGCACCAGCATGACCGTCCAGATGTACGCCCGGCGTAAAAAATGGCCCCTGCAGGCGGCGGTGGTCCGACTCGATCACCGCAAGGTTCATGCGGAAGACTGCGCGGAATGCGAAGAACCCGGCCGAAAAATCGACCGCTTTGAACGGGAGCTTGATTTGATCGGGGATCTGACCGAGGAACAGCGCCGGCGACTCCTGGAGATCGCCGAGAAGTGCCCGGTGCATCGAACGCTGAAGGGAGAACCTGTGATCGAGACGCTGTTGCGGGAAGAAAATCAATAG